One Nitrospirae bacterium YQR-1 DNA window includes the following coding sequences:
- the glmM gene encoding phosphoglucosamine mutase, with product MKLFGTDGIRGAVNTHPMTPETVVRIGMAIGQILHRNNGKNMVLIGKDTRLSGYTIESALTSGICAMGMNVTLVGPLPTPGVAYLTKSLRFDAGIVISASHNPFEDNGIKIFDRDGFKLSDDIEQTIERLVFNSGMTLPPAGKIGKAYRLEDATARYIEYVKSTIPRDADFDGLKVVVDSANGAAYKVTPLLLAELGAEVISLNDNPDGKNINDHCGSLYLQSLSQTVLSHGAHVGIAHDGDADRTLMCDELGNTMDGDLIMAVWAKELHKEGKLKNAAVVSTVMSNLGLQHYLEKEGITLLRTKVGDRYVVERMLEGGYNFGGEQSGHIISLAHSTTGDGPITAVQILNIARKSKKPLSELASEITLYPQILKNVRVSRMQDYRGFPEIINAIAEAEKALNNTGRILVRPSGTEPKIRIMVEGRSSELIGEIAERVSATVERLMA from the coding sequence ATGAAATTATTTGGTACAGACGGCATAAGGGGGGCGGTAAATACGCATCCGATGACACCGGAGACAGTTGTGCGTATAGGCATGGCTATAGGGCAAATCCTTCACAGAAACAACGGGAAAAACATGGTCCTGATAGGGAAAGATACACGGCTTTCCGGCTACACCATAGAGAGCGCACTTACTTCTGGCATCTGCGCTATGGGTATGAATGTAACTCTGGTAGGCCCGCTTCCAACTCCCGGTGTGGCTTATTTAACAAAATCCCTGCGATTTGATGCAGGCATTGTGATCTCAGCCTCTCATAATCCATTTGAGGACAACGGCATAAAGATTTTTGACAGGGATGGCTTTAAACTCTCAGACGATATTGAGCAAACAATAGAAAGACTGGTGTTCAACTCCGGCATGACTCTGCCCCCCGCCGGTAAAATAGGAAAAGCCTACAGGCTTGAGGACGCCACGGCACGCTACATCGAATATGTGAAATCAACAATTCCGCGTGATGCCGATTTTGACGGTTTAAAAGTCGTGGTTGACTCAGCCAATGGAGCAGCCTATAAGGTTACCCCGCTTTTGCTTGCAGAACTGGGCGCTGAGGTCATAAGTTTAAACGACAATCCAGACGGAAAAAACATAAATGACCACTGCGGCTCACTTTATCTGCAGAGTCTCTCACAGACGGTACTAAGCCACGGAGCACATGTGGGAATCGCCCATGACGGAGACGCCGACAGAACTCTGATGTGTGATGAATTGGGCAACACAATGGACGGCGATCTTATTATGGCTGTATGGGCAAAAGAACTCCACAAAGAGGGAAAGCTTAAAAACGCTGCTGTGGTTTCAACTGTTATGAGTAACCTGGGGTTGCAGCACTATCTTGAAAAAGAGGGAATAACCCTACTGCGTACCAAAGTAGGTGACAGATATGTGGTGGAGAGAATGCTGGAGGGGGGCTACAACTTTGGGGGTGAGCAGTCAGGACACATAATCTCCCTTGCCCACAGCACAACCGGTGACGGCCCCATTACTGCCGTGCAGATTCTTAACATAGCAAGGAAATCTAAAAAGCCACTTTCCGAACTTGCCTCGGAGATCACGCTCTACCCTCAGATTTTGAAAAACGTGCGTGTCTCCAGAATGCAGGACTACAGGGGTTTCCCTGAAATCATTAACGCCATAGCAGAGGCCGAGAAGGCACTAAACAATACAGGCAGAATTCTTGTGAGACCCTCCGGCACAGAGCCTAAAATCCGCATTATGGTAGAGGGGCGCAGCAGTGAGCTTATCGGGGAGATTGCAGAGAGGGTCTCAGCAACAGTTGAAAGGCTAATGGCCTGA
- a CDS encoding CdaR family protein, translating to MFKRFITHNWEAKIITLVLSILLWSFVTYRGQSEVILELPVEFKNVPKGYELSSTSTSTVNVTVAGQERLIKALNPQDISVYLDMSKGKPGESIFYLKNSNIKLPSSLTIKKIAPSYLIIHIDELLTKTLSVKPVIKGSPNKGYVISEITITPDEVSVTGTKHTLSRKTTIETEPIEIKGADSTVEKTVPLILNNYTMASQKDTVKVTVVITGETK from the coding sequence ATGTTTAAGAGATTTATCACACATAACTGGGAAGCAAAAATAATAACTCTTGTTCTTTCCATCTTACTTTGGTCTTTTGTCACCTACAGGGGACAATCTGAGGTGATACTTGAACTGCCCGTGGAATTTAAAAATGTCCCTAAGGGATATGAACTTTCAAGCACCAGCACCAGCACGGTAAATGTGACCGTTGCCGGACAGGAACGTTTAATAAAGGCTCTAAACCCTCAGGATATAAGCGTCTATCTGGATATGTCAAAGGGAAAACCAGGAGAGTCAATTTTTTATCTTAAAAACAGCAACATAAAACTGCCGTCATCTCTTACAATAAAAAAGATTGCCCCCTCATACCTGATTATCCATATTGATGAGCTTCTTACAAAAACACTCTCAGTAAAACCCGTAATAAAGGGCAGTCCCAATAAGGGATATGTAATATCTGAAATTACTATAACCCCTGATGAAGTGTCAGTAACAGGAACCAAACATACCCTTAGTAGAAAAACAACCATCGAAACCGAGCCTATAGAAATAAAAGGTGCCGACTCAACAGTGGAAAAAACGGTGCCGCTAATACTTAACAATTACACCATGGCCTCACAAAAAGACACAGTGAAAGTGACAGTTGTAATAACAGGAGAGACTAAATGA
- the cdaA gene encoding diadenylate cyclase CdaA translates to MNLVSQIRWQDILDVLLIWLVFYRLFLLIKGTRAVQMLLGIGVLLVASFASSYLKIYTIDWMIQSFWTYIILAMVVLFQPEIRRALAQMGKAPFLPFTPAEELKSIDEVVKSTASLSARKIGALIVIERETSLKDYIEIGTYLEARVSRELLLSIFHPTSPIHDGAVVLKANKILAAGCFLPISFRPDIDKTLGTRHRAALAITEETDAVAVIVSEETGDISISIGGDFIKSIDMNQLRNELTDLFTDHRQG, encoded by the coding sequence ATGAACTTAGTAAGTCAGATACGATGGCAGGATATTTTAGATGTTCTGTTGATATGGCTGGTGTTTTACAGGCTCTTTTTACTGATAAAGGGGACGCGGGCCGTGCAGATGCTTCTGGGGATTGGTGTGCTTCTTGTGGCGTCATTTGCCTCAAGTTACCTGAAGATATATACCATAGACTGGATGATACAGAGCTTCTGGACGTATATAATATTAGCGATGGTAGTTCTTTTTCAACCCGAGATCAGGCGTGCTTTGGCACAGATGGGAAAAGCCCCATTTTTACCGTTTACACCGGCAGAGGAACTTAAGTCTATAGATGAGGTCGTTAAATCAACGGCATCTCTGTCGGCGCGCAAAATAGGGGCACTTATAGTAATAGAGCGGGAGACGTCATTAAAGGATTATATAGAAATCGGCACATACCTGGAGGCACGGGTAAGCAGGGAGCTGTTACTCAGTATTTTTCATCCTACCTCTCCGATACATGACGGAGCAGTGGTGCTTAAAGCAAACAAGATACTGGCGGCAGGATGTTTTTTACCGATCTCCTTCCGGCCCGATATTGATAAAACACTGGGCACCCGCCACAGGGCAGCCCTTGCTATAACGGAGGAGACTGATGCGGTTGCCGTCATAGTGTCTGAGGAGACAGGGGATATATCTATCTCTATCGGAGGCGATTTCATTAAAAGCATTGATATGAACCAGCTCAGGAACGAACTCACTGATTTATTTACAGACCACAGGCAGGGTTGA
- a CDS encoding CooT family nickel-binding protein: protein MCEANVYIREKDGTEVLYLENVDVLRPEDGKLFMKNLFGEQRFFDGDIGEISLIKHKILLTRR from the coding sequence ATGTGTGAAGCTAACGTCTATATACGGGAAAAAGACGGAACCGAGGTGCTGTATCTTGAAAATGTTGATGTACTGCGCCCGGAGGACGGCAAACTTTTCATGAAGAACCTTTTCGGCGAACAGAGGTTTTTTGACGGCGATATTGGAGAGATTTCATTGATTAAACATAAAATACTATTAACAAGGCGGTAA
- a CDS encoding DUF3842 family protein — protein sequence MLKVAVVDGQGGGIGSVIVKRLRDEFDDAVEIIALGTNSSATTSMLRAKANRGATGENAIVLNSNRVDVITGPLSIVIANSMMGELTPKMAQGIAESKAKKILLHLNQEGIEVVGGAREPLPHQVDCLIEKVKNLIGGQTHV from the coding sequence ATGTTAAAAGTGGCGGTAGTGGATGGGCAGGGAGGAGGGATCGGCAGTGTAATAGTGAAACGCCTGCGCGATGAATTTGATGATGCGGTGGAGATAATAGCCCTTGGTACAAACTCATCGGCAACAACCTCAATGCTCAGGGCAAAGGCCAACAGGGGGGCTACCGGTGAAAACGCTATAGTGCTGAACTCAAACAGGGTGGATGTGATAACAGGACCGCTTAGCATAGTGATAGCAAATTCGATGATGGGTGAGCTGACTCCTAAAATGGCACAGGGCATAGCGGAGTCTAAAGCAAAAAAAATCCTGCTTCATCTGAACCAGGAAGGAATAGAGGTGGTTGGCGGCGCCAGGGAGCCGTTGCCCCATCAGGTTGATTGTTTGATAGAAAAAGTAAAGAATCTCATTGGAGGCCAAACTCATGTGTGA
- a CDS encoding acetylserotonin O-methyltransferase: protein MDMADILKLKNLMGGYRKSRILFTANNLKIFDYLKKPKSAKALAAKLDTNLRATTILLDALTALELLRKDGHRYVNMPIATQYLLSATPHYQGDIISHSDTLWKNWSGLDEIVKTGSPNRTAHNHSSFIRAMHNLSIMKVKEVIDSVDLSGVKSAIDIGGGPATYTIELAKRGIETTLFDRPDTIAIAKEYIKKSRLKNIKFMEGDFTTGPIGGGYDLALISQVFHSYTVKQCTELIRKVRKALNKKGKIVIQEFLIEDDMVSPLEGALFSVNMLVNSEGGRCYSMSEMESWLKRSGFTVTTTNHINEAVILCAQLL from the coding sequence ATGGATATGGCAGATATACTTAAGCTTAAAAATCTCATGGGGGGATACAGAAAAAGCAGAATCCTCTTTACCGCCAACAATCTGAAAATTTTCGATTACCTTAAAAAACCAAAATCTGCAAAAGCACTGGCTGCTAAACTTGACACCAATCTCAGAGCCACCACCATTTTACTTGATGCCTTAACCGCCCTTGAGCTACTTAGAAAAGACGGCCACCGTTATGTAAACATGCCGATAGCTACTCAGTACCTTCTAAGCGCAACTCCCCACTATCAGGGGGATATCATAAGCCACAGCGACACACTGTGGAAAAACTGGAGCGGCCTTGATGAGATTGTCAAAACCGGTAGCCCAAATCGTACAGCTCACAACCACAGCAGCTTTATACGGGCTATGCACAACTTATCCATAATGAAAGTCAAAGAGGTTATTGACTCTGTTGATTTATCCGGTGTAAAGAGCGCTATTGATATCGGAGGCGGGCCTGCCACTTATACCATCGAATTAGCAAAGCGCGGGATTGAAACCACCCTTTTTGACAGGCCCGATACCATCGCCATTGCCAAAGAGTACATAAAGAAGTCACGGCTTAAGAACATTAAATTTATGGAGGGGGATTTCACCACCGGCCCTATCGGCGGTGGTTACGACCTGGCCCTTATCAGTCAGGTCTTCCACTCCTATACTGTTAAGCAGTGTACAGAGCTTATAAGAAAAGTTAGAAAAGCACTAAACAAAAAAGGTAAAATAGTAATACAGGAGTTTTTAATAGAGGATGACATGGTATCTCCACTTGAGGGCGCTCTGTTTTCTGTAAATATGCTTGTCAATTCGGAAGGAGGCAGGTGCTACTCAATGAGTGAGATGGAATCATGGCTAAAAAGGTCAGGTTTTACTGTAACTACAACTAACCATATTAACGAGGCCGTCATACTGTGTGCCCAACTGTTATAA
- a CDS encoding DUF1640 domain-containing protein translates to MITIPEVLRKKLGDDGAEALVKVINESETNARKDLSTKEDIAKLEVKIETSKSDIIKWVAAMLVAQASLMAVMFRLLGLLK, encoded by the coding sequence GTGATAACAATACCAGAGGTCTTAAGAAAGAAGCTCGGCGATGACGGCGCAGAAGCCCTTGTTAAAGTTATTAATGAGTCAGAGACAAATGCCCGCAAGGACTTATCTACTAAAGAAGACATAGCCAAACTCGAAGTTAAAATAGAAACATCCAAGTCTGACATCATCAAGTGGGTAGCCGCAATGCTCGTAGCACAAGCCAGCTTAATGGCTGTTATGTTCCGGTTGTTAGGCCTGCTTAAGTAA
- a CDS encoding Uma2 family endonuclease has product MQTIERDLDLTEIINGEEVMGPSPFRKHQNVSSNLNGIIWNHVKTNRLGKVYFSPLDVIFEEGLNRLQPDILFIRKENVDIEQDWIRGVPDMVCEIVSPGTFRKDTEVKKAIYEKYRVPEYWIVIPELQTVEIFTIENNKYKLHSIAELEGTVTSKVIEGLQVNIKDIFE; this is encoded by the coding sequence ATGCAGACAATCGAAAGAGATTTAGACTTAACTGAAATAATCAATGGAGAGGAGGTTATGGGTCCAAGTCCGTTTAGGAAGCATCAAAATGTTAGCAGCAATTTAAATGGTATTATATGGAATCATGTAAAAACAAATAGATTAGGAAAGGTTTATTTTTCTCCACTTGATGTAATCTTCGAGGAAGGGTTAAATAGGCTCCAACCAGATATCTTATTTATTAGAAAGGAGAATGTGGATATTGAACAGGACTGGATAAGAGGCGTGCCGGATATGGTTTGCGAGATAGTATCACCAGGCACATTCAGGAAGGATACAGAAGTTAAGAAGGCAATTTATGAAAAATACAGGGTGCCTGAATATTGGATTGTTATACCCGAACTACAAACTGTCGAGATTTTTACCATAGAAAACAATAAGTATAAATTACATTCCATTGCGGAACTTGAAGGTACAGTTACATCTAAAGTGATTGAAGGACTTCAAGTTAATATCAAGGATATTTTCGAGTAA
- a CDS encoding AAA family ATPase, with product MKLLKLTIEGFGPYVNKQEIDFTVLGQRTLFLIHGNTGSGKSTILDAICFALYGETSGNERTGTQMRSNFAGSSTPTEVTFEFSVGGNCYRITRSPVHEGKKAPAAALWNTTETANHKLIANKKTQADEKIIELLGLNVETFRQVVVLPQGRFRELLMAPVKERQRILEVLFKTGEFRIIEEALKEASKDLKTKIEHALIKKKEILNESDSSSLDELGFKHYEYGLCISKKEAIVYELKDRAEGARNSLERVRRDNEKLQEQANAEAALRKLQSRSDELDLKQAKLIRARKALPLSEVEKSLSAGTEDSERAVKEHDVAVSELETAGIIKKTAAESLQAELARESERLKAQETLSLLTGLSVKVKELESTKAEITLFENTRKQLLEKIATAGVRYENLKKEITERQDEMLTVSVAASQKEHLERELKSLQQKHGWSIQSDELKKELIAAQSKLAQTREAFQSLQLRLKQEKEKLDELNGLWSEGQAAFLASTLVAGNPCPVCGSTEHPLPAAGAETIPTEVRLKTQKQAVEKLQQEKSMMLKEQADIESAIAVLSANIESIRGALLDFADKDIAAAVKETQERLRRATEAQAELEALRKATDNSEVERLQEELQRDDELLKAAIENESKARSKAEVIEKDVSEELRTETALLKAIEYAQGLVSELKKLMEKARADESAATADFAAKAESLKMKNENLQLSLQRKEQLQRLFQSKLKEAGFEDAVEFQNSKMTLPDIENLETEVSEFSASVSAASERLKRAQEAAAGLTPSELKTFEEAYNFATTEYDEQLKTLFELKNTHSNIGNYIQRLQKIEKEITALEKTYSTLGYIADVANGKNPYNLTFQRFVLASVLDDCLLVASKRLQLMSRGRYTLERSVSTKSGRTAGGLDLEVYDSYTGISRQVSTLSGGESFLASLSLALGLSDVVQSYAGGIHLETIFVDEGFGNLDPESLDLALKALIDLQEAGKLVGIISHVPDLKERIDARLEITFNGKGSTAHFVV from the coding sequence TTGAAACTGCTGAAATTAACAATAGAGGGTTTCGGCCCGTATGTGAACAAGCAGGAGATAGATTTTACAGTATTGGGACAGAGGACACTGTTTCTGATTCACGGCAACACGGGCTCGGGGAAGTCAACCATACTGGATGCTATATGCTTTGCCCTCTACGGTGAGACCTCCGGCAATGAAAGAACCGGCACCCAGATGAGAAGTAATTTTGCCGGCAGTAGTACCCCTACCGAGGTAACGTTTGAATTTAGCGTGGGCGGCAACTGCTACCGCATAACCAGAAGTCCTGTCCATGAAGGCAAAAAAGCACCGGCGGCGGCGCTTTGGAATACCACAGAGACGGCCAATCACAAGTTGATAGCAAATAAAAAGACACAGGCCGACGAAAAAATCATAGAACTGCTCGGACTCAATGTTGAAACATTCCGGCAGGTGGTAGTGCTCCCTCAGGGCAGGTTCAGAGAGCTTCTTATGGCCCCTGTAAAAGAACGTCAGAGAATTCTTGAGGTTTTATTTAAGACCGGGGAGTTCAGAATAATAGAAGAAGCTCTGAAGGAGGCCTCAAAAGACTTAAAAACTAAGATTGAGCACGCTCTTATTAAAAAGAAGGAAATTCTTAACGAAAGTGATTCGTCCTCACTTGATGAGCTGGGTTTTAAACACTATGAGTACGGATTGTGTATATCTAAAAAGGAAGCAATAGTCTATGAATTAAAAGACAGGGCGGAGGGGGCAAGGAATTCCCTGGAAAGGGTCAGAAGAGACAATGAAAAACTTCAGGAACAGGCAAATGCTGAGGCAGCCCTAAGAAAACTTCAATCCCGCAGTGATGAGCTTGATTTAAAACAAGCTAAGCTGATAAGGGCCCGCAAGGCGCTTCCACTTTCCGAGGTGGAAAAATCCCTGAGTGCAGGCACTGAAGACTCAGAGCGGGCAGTTAAGGAACACGATGTGGCGGTAAGTGAACTTGAAACTGCCGGTATAATTAAGAAAACCGCTGCTGAGTCTCTGCAAGCGGAGCTGGCACGGGAAAGTGAAAGACTGAAGGCTCAGGAGACGCTTTCTCTGCTAACCGGTCTGAGTGTTAAGGTAAAAGAATTAGAGAGCACAAAGGCGGAAATCACTCTCTTTGAAAACACCCGCAAGCAACTCCTGGAAAAAATAGCAACCGCAGGGGTACGATATGAAAACCTTAAAAAAGAAATCACAGAGCGCCAAGATGAAATGTTAACTGTCTCAGTTGCGGCATCTCAGAAAGAACACTTAGAACGAGAGCTTAAAAGTCTTCAGCAGAAGCACGGCTGGAGCATACAGTCAGATGAATTAAAAAAAGAACTTATTGCAGCTCAGAGTAAATTAGCACAAACCCGTGAAGCCTTCCAATCTCTGCAATTACGCCTGAAACAGGAAAAGGAAAAACTGGATGAACTTAACGGACTCTGGAGCGAGGGTCAGGCGGCATTTCTTGCAAGCACTTTGGTTGCCGGAAATCCGTGTCCGGTTTGCGGCTCTACAGAGCATCCGTTGCCGGCTGCCGGGGCGGAAACTATCCCGACTGAGGTAAGATTAAAAACACAAAAGCAGGCGGTTGAAAAACTCCAACAGGAAAAAAGCATGATGCTAAAGGAACAGGCCGATATAGAGAGTGCTATAGCCGTGCTTAGCGCTAACATCGAATCCATCAGGGGTGCTCTTTTGGACTTTGCAGACAAAGACATCGCCGCCGCTGTTAAGGAAACTCAGGAGAGACTTCGTAGAGCCACAGAGGCACAAGCAGAACTGGAAGCCCTACGGAAAGCCACGGATAACTCAGAGGTTGAAAGGCTGCAAGAGGAACTTCAGAGAGATGATGAACTACTTAAAGCTGCCATAGAGAATGAATCAAAGGCAAGGTCTAAGGCGGAGGTCATTGAAAAGGACGTAAGTGAGGAGCTTCGCACGGAGACGGCGTTGCTAAAGGCCATAGAGTATGCTCAAGGCCTTGTATCAGAGCTTAAGAAACTCATGGAAAAAGCCCGTGCAGATGAGAGCGCCGCAACCGCTGATTTTGCAGCAAAGGCTGAATCACTAAAGATGAAGAATGAGAACCTGCAACTTAGTTTACAGAGGAAAGAGCAACTGCAGCGGCTGTTTCAGAGCAAACTAAAGGAAGCAGGATTTGAGGATGCAGTGGAGTTTCAAAACTCAAAAATGACTCTTCCTGATATTGAAAATCTGGAGACTGAAGTCAGTGAATTCTCTGCATCTGTTTCAGCTGCATCAGAGCGGTTGAAACGGGCTCAAGAGGCCGCCGCCGGACTGACGCCCTCAGAGCTTAAAACATTTGAGGAAGCGTATAACTTTGCAACAACAGAATATGATGAGCAACTGAAAACCTTGTTTGAGTTGAAAAACACACACAGCAATATCGGCAATTATATTCAACGGCTGCAAAAGATTGAAAAAGAAATCACGGCACTTGAAAAAACATACAGCACTCTGGGCTATATAGCTGATGTGGCAAACGGTAAGAACCCTTACAACTTAACATTTCAGAGGTTTGTGTTGGCATCGGTACTAGATGATTGCTTACTGGTGGCCTCTAAGAGACTACAGCTGATGAGCAGGGGACGGTACACTTTAGAGCGTAGTGTTTCAACCAAAAGCGGACGTACCGCCGGGGGGCTTGACCTTGAGGTGTATGATTCCTACACGGGAATAAGCCGGCAGGTGTCCACTCTTTCGGGGGGTGAGAGTTTTCTTGCCTCGTTATCGCTTGCCCTGGGACTCTCTGATGTTGTACAGTCGTATGCCGGAGGCATTCATCTTGAGACGATTTTTGTTGATGAGGGGTTTGGAAACTTAGACCCGGAATCGCTTGACCTTGCCCTCAAAGCACTTATTGATCTGCAGGAGGCCGGAAAACTCGTAGGCATAATATCCCATGTTCCAGATTTAAAAGAGCGAATAGATGCCCGCCTCGAGATTACTTTTAACGGCAAGGGAAGCACAGCACATTTTGTTGTTTAA
- a CDS encoding exonuclease SbcCD subunit D has protein sequence MRFVHTSDWHLGRFFFGLHLTDDQEYLLKEQLLPVVKDTKPDVLLISGDVYDRGIPPVEAITLLDEVLCKIISELKVPVIIIAGNHDNGQRMAFGSRFLSEQKLFVFGTFNPNIDSVTISDTYGPVNIYALPYTEPVTVREALDNNNIVSHNTAMSSVVDIIKKHSAANRTIVIAHAFTTGGLTSESERPLCSSAGGLDTIDAALFNSFNYTALGHLHRAQTVGSDTVRYSGSLMKYSFSESKHVKSLEVVDMDRDGICKTERITLTPKRDIRQITGFIDNLLKDGNRSDDYLEVTLLDEGALLNPMDKLRQIYPNVLKIERPMLVRADIKFSSNNRDHTKSELFSSFFKEVEGRELSTEQQRVFNEILETVTRAENL, from the coding sequence ATGAGGTTTGTGCATACGTCTGACTGGCATCTGGGCAGGTTTTTCTTTGGGCTGCACCTGACAGACGATCAGGAGTATCTACTTAAGGAGCAATTACTGCCTGTAGTGAAAGACACAAAACCAGATGTGCTTTTGATCTCAGGTGATGTCTATGACCGCGGCATACCACCTGTTGAGGCTATTACACTCTTAGACGAGGTACTCTGCAAAATCATATCAGAGCTGAAAGTGCCGGTAATTATCATAGCAGGAAACCATGACAACGGACAGCGTATGGCTTTTGGCTCACGGTTTTTATCGGAGCAGAAATTATTTGTCTTTGGAACATTCAACCCTAATATTGACTCTGTAACTATATCGGATACTTACGGCCCCGTAAACATTTACGCACTGCCATACACCGAGCCTGTTACTGTAAGGGAGGCTCTTGATAATAACAACATTGTAAGCCACAACACCGCCATGTCCTCGGTAGTGGATATTATAAAAAAACACTCAGCTGCAAACAGGACAATTGTAATAGCACACGCCTTTACAACAGGAGGGCTAACCAGTGAGTCGGAACGCCCCCTGTGCTCATCAGCGGGCGGCCTTGATACCATTGATGCAGCCCTGTTTAACAGTTTTAACTACACAGCCCTGGGGCATCTCCATAGGGCTCAGACCGTTGGCAGTGATACTGTCAGATACAGCGGCTCTCTGATGAAATATTCCTTCTCTGAATCAAAGCATGTAAAATCGCTGGAAGTTGTGGATATGGACAGAGACGGCATCTGTAAGACAGAGCGTATTACGCTTACGCCAAAAAGAGATATCAGACAAATCACAGGCTTTATTGATAACCTGCTTAAGGATGGAAACCGCTCGGATGACTATCTTGAGGTCACACTGCTTGATGAGGGAGCGCTGTTAAATCCTATGGATAAACTAAGACAGATATACCCTAACGTGCTTAAAATCGAGCGTCCGATGCTTGTCAGGGCCGATATAAAATTCTCTTCAAATAACCGTGACCACACTAAATCCGAGCTCTTTAGCAGTTTCTTTAAAGAGGTGGAAGGCAGAGAGCTGAGCACTGAGCAGCAAAGGGTATTTAACGAAATTTTGGAGACGGTAACGAGGGCGGAAAACCTTTGA
- a CDS encoding cyclase family protein codes for MADNSWIDATLTLSPDMVVWRGDPPFSIRKKMSMDIDNMNLSEVTMSVHAGTHMDSPLHFIKDGLSIDAMPVEATVGPARVICIKDRESIKPEELKKHNLKEGQRILFKTINSTEHLKKPQFYENYVYLTEEGADYLLCSKVSVVGIDYYSIAQCGKSAPVHKMLLSAGIWIIESLDLSKTTEGNYDLICLPLKISGSDGSPVRAIMRKL; via the coding sequence ATGGCTGATAACTCATGGATTGATGCAACATTGACGCTTAGTCCGGATATGGTGGTATGGAGAGGAGATCCACCTTTTAGCATTCGGAAAAAAATGAGTATGGATATAGACAATATGAATCTTTCAGAAGTTACCATGAGTGTTCATGCCGGGACACACATGGACAGTCCGCTTCATTTTATAAAAGACGGCCTCTCAATAGATGCGATGCCGGTTGAGGCAACAGTGGGCCCGGCAAGAGTTATTTGCATCAAGGACAGGGAATCCATTAAGCCTGAGGAGCTCAAAAAACATAACTTAAAAGAAGGACAGAGGATTCTCTTTAAAACGATTAACTCTACCGAGCATCTAAAGAAGCCGCAATTTTATGAAAACTACGTCTATCTGACTGAAGAGGGCGCCGATTACCTTCTCTGCAGCAAAGTAAGCGTTGTCGGAATTGATTATTACTCAATTGCACAGTGCGGTAAATCTGCACCTGTCCACAAGATGCTGCTTAGCGCAGGTATCTGGATAATCGAAAGCCTTGATTTATCTAAAACCACAGAAGGTAACTACGACCTCATATGTCTTCCACTTAAAATATCAGGCAGCGACGGCTCCCCTGTAAGAGCAATTATGAGAAAGTTGTAG